One stretch of Daphnia pulicaria isolate SC F1-1A chromosome 6, SC_F0-13Bv2, whole genome shotgun sequence DNA includes these proteins:
- the LOC124342562 gene encoding probable ATP-dependent RNA helicase DHX34 has product MPKEKRRSSRSPSRRKRSRSRSPRKHDSKKYDEKEPREKKHAAKINLEFSFEDYKKDLDTLFFTDRDVIKKSTPQYEEFWKFFNKYQIMRKRQGVTQWIPPKSNPTNELGIPTVYHRSFMLNFGLNLPPPDKLLCRIPPVEYSERKSARPRLTREQLMEFHQIILLYLEFLQREKMVKLKKLRESQDKLPIAQFKDEIIKTVLEKQVIIIAGDTGCGKSTQVPQYLLQAGFSRIACTQPRRIACISLSKRVAYETLNEFGSTVGYQIRFEKSKTQATRIVFVTEGLVLRQISSDPTLSDYDIIVLDEVHERHLAGDFLLGVMKCLVQSRKDLKLILMSATINIGLFQQYFQGQAPVIQVPGRLFPIQVQYLPIVPEERVTKTGKMNPSPYLRILQLIDGKYKVEERGDLLMFLSGLNEITSVEEVVKEYAQQNQRWIVLPLHSTLSIAEQDKVFDYPPEGVRKCIIATNIAETSITLDGVRFVVDSGKVKEMSHDPISKLQRLQEFWISRASAEQRKGRAGRTGPGVCFRLYSEKEYGDFAAYATPEIQRVPLDSMILQMISMGLPDARLFPFIEPPSGDAVENSITTLKEKEALTIDEKLTTIGKCLAGLPVDITLGKMLLMGSIFGQVEAVLALAAALSVQTPFTNRAYRDTDCESARKELDSDHGDPLTLLNAYKAWLEIKASNQGHTSRKWCKKRGLEEQRFYEMTKLRQQFRHILSDAGLLPGQDSKQNTSSSQRAVRHGQLQHLRSLKRDFIRSGQRKRKVLKLGEDIEDMDDDDDEDENGEQAEMPTGGKIDIKDVEFRLQHDQSTVRSLLSGVTSAATSLQDLMLLKLILASGLSPQVALADEFNNYKSTSDQLFHTRAKPFTALHPMGVFANHPEPLQLLEQDIIQVPDFPTKLPVSSKHQLLMYVTLLETNKLYLMNAFRMPAAQTLLLFSQSIDTNGDFARLVCDSWLELYFVDAAAAQSLLLKACQLRYRWNDLLMLRLDPNRPLKEKDVQKLEQKMKRMQRDLHYDLIAFTQTQILYTIKRLLAADLKVIYRGHALESETPNEEMPNEINPFWPEFQAVAHPRKGGLQMADFLVYGCLEEPDFTQDYLSTPWACPICELNFYLTGLGRLRHQVQCQKTKELMEGGQGEPAEASESKTGYFCPDCRTTVELTGIDLLRHQRKHQQEKSSKPEAD; this is encoded by the exons ATGCCCAAAGAAAAGCGACGATCCTCACGTTCTCCTAGTCGTAGAAAGAGATCGAGGTCAAGAAGCCCGAGAAAACACGATAGCAAGAAATACGACGAAAAAGAGCcacgagaaaagaaacatgCAGCCAAAATCAACCTAGAATTTTCCTTTGAAGATTATAAAAAAGATTTAGATACACTCTTTTTCACCGACCGCGATGTGATAAAAAAGTCTACACCACAGTATGAAGAATTTTGGAAGTTTTTCAACAAATACCAAATTATGAGGAAACGGCAAGGAGTTACCCAATGGATTCCACCCAAGTCAAATCCAACGAATGAACTGGGTATCCCCACAGTTTATCACCGTTCATTCATGCTCAACTTTGGTCTAAACCTTCCACCCCCAGACAAGTTACTTTGTCGCATACCTCCAGTAGAGTACTCTGAAAGAAAGTCTGCACGTCCAAGGCTGACTAGGGAGCAGTTGATGGAGTTTCACCAGATAATTCTTCTCTATTTGGAATTCttacagagagaaaaaatggtaaaattGAAGAAGTTGAGAGAAAGTCAAGACAAATTACCCATTGCTCAATTCAAAGATGAAATTATCAAGACTGTTTTAGAAAAGCAAGTTATAATTATTGCtg GTGATACTGGTTGCGGAAAATCGACTCAAGTACCCCAATACTTGCTTCAGGCTGGTTTTTCCAGGATCGCTTGCACACAGCCCAGACGAATTGCTTGCATCTCTCTTTCGAAAAGAGTTGCTTACGAAACGTTGAATGAGTTTGGTTCAACAGTTGGCTATCAAATTCGTTTCGAGAAAAGTAAAACCCAAGCCACACGGATCGTGTTTGTCACTGAAGGGCTTGTACTTAGGCAAATTTCATCCGATCCCACATTGTCTGATTATGACATTATTGTACTGGACGAAGTACATGAACGACATCTTGCCGGTGATTTCCTGTTAGGAGTGATGAAATGTCTAGTCCAGTCACGAAAAGATCTTAAACTG atcCTCATGTCTGCCACAATTAATATTGGTCTGTTCCAACAATATTTCCAAGGTCAGGCTCCTGTAATTCAAGTTCCTGGTCGCTTGTTTCCTATTCAAGTGCAGTATCTTCCCATCGTGCCGGAGGAGAGAGTAACTAAAACGGGCAAAATGAATCCTTCACCTTATTTAAGAATTCTGCAGTTAATTGATGGCAAATACAAAGTAGAGGAACGAGGAGACTTGCTCATGTTCCTCAGCGGGTTGAATGAAATCACTTCCGTGGAAGAAGTGGTTAAAGAATACGCCCAACAGAACCAGCGATGGATTGTCTTGCCACTGCACAGTACTCTATCCATCGCCGAACAAGACAAAGTCTTTGATTATCCACCGGAAGGCGTCCGCAAATGTATCATCGCCACAAATATAGCCGAAACATCCATCACTTTAG ATGGAGTTCGATTCGTGGTGGATTCCGGTAAAGTCAAAGAAATGAGTCACGATCCAATTTCCAAGCTCCAGCGTTTACAG GAATTTTGGATCAGCCGAGCGAGTGCAGAACAGCGTAAAGGGCGAGCCGGACGAACGGGTCCCGGTGTTTGCTTCCGCCTTTATTCTGAAAAAGAGTACGGAGATTTCGCCGCTTACGCAACGCCCGAAATCCAACGGGTTCCTCTCGATTCGATGATTCTTCAAATGATCTCAATGGGCTTGCCAGATGCTcgactttttccttttatcgAACCGCCATCCGGGGATGCGGTGGAAAACTCCATTACAACGCTAAAA GAAAAAGAGGCGTTAACGATTGACGAGAAACTGACGACCATTGGGAAATGCCTTGCAGGATTACCAGTTGACATCACCTTGGGCAAAATGCTGTTAATGGGTTCGATTTTCGGTCAAGTGGAGGCCGTGCTGGCCCTGGCTGCAGCCTTGAGCGTCCAGACACCATTTACCAATCGAGCCTACCGTGACACAGACTGCGAATCGGCGCGTAAAGAGTTGGATTCTGATCACGGGGATCCCCTGACGCTCCTTAATGCCTACAAAGCTTGGCTCGAGATCAAGGCTAGCAACCAGGGTCACACCAGTCGGAAATGGTGCAAGAAACGAGGGTTGGAAGAGCAACGCTTTTACGAAATGACAAAGCTCAGACAGCAGTTTCGACACATCCTTTCCGACGCGGGACTCCTTCCTGGGCAGGATTCCAAACAGAATACCAGCTCGTCCCAACGAGCTGTCCGGCACGGCCAACTGCAACACCTGAGGTCTCTCAAGCGCGACTTTATTCGCTCCGGCCAGCGGAAACGGAAAGTCCTGAAACTCGGCGAAGACATAGAGGacatggacgacgacgacgatgaagatgAAAACGGCGAACAAGCGGAGATGCCAACTGGGGGCAAAATCGATATCAAAGATGTTGAATTTCGATTGCAACACGACCAGTCAACGGTGCGATCACTTTTGAGTGGCGTCACCTCGGCCGCCACGTCCCTTCAAGATCTTATGCTCTTAAAATTGATCCTGGCCAGTGGCCTGAGCCCTCAAGTGGCGCTAGCAGATGAATTTAACAACTACAAGTCAACATCCGACCAATTGTTCCACACTCGAGCCAAGCCTTTCACAGCCCTTCATCCTATGGGCGTCTTTGCCAACCACCCAGAGCCTCTCCAGTTGCTGGAACAAGACATTATCCAAGTGCCGGATTTCCCCACAAAGTTGCCCGTTTCCAGCAAGCACCAATTGCTGATGTATGTGACTTTGCTGGAGACCAACAAATTGTATCTCATGAACGCTTTCCGCATGCCGGCAGCCCAGACTCTCCTTCTGTTCTCACAGTCCATCGATACCAATGGCGATTTCGCCCGGCTGGTTTGCGACTCTTGGTTGGAACTTTATTTTGTGGACGCAGCGGCAGCTCAGAGTCTCCTGTTGAAAGCGTGCCAGTTGCGTTACCGCTGGAACGACCTCCTTATGCTGCGACTGGATCCTAATCGTCCACTAAAGGAGAAAGACGTCCAGAAACTGGAACAGAAAATGAAACGAATGCAGAGAGATTTGCACTACGACCTGATTGCCTTCACGCAAACTCAAATTTTGTACACCATTAAACGACTTTTAGCAGCTGATTTGAAGGTTATTTACCGGGGCCATGCTCTAGAATCTGAAACTCCAAATGAAGAAATGCCAAATGAGATTAACCCGTTCTGGCCAGAATTCCAAGCAGTCGCCCATCCAAGGAAAGGTGGGCTGCAAATGGCCGACTTTCTTGTTTACGGATG TTTGGAAGAACCCGATTTCACCCAAGATTATCTCAGCACACCATGGGCTTGTCCTATATGCGAACTCAATTTCTACCTGACTGGTCTAGGACGATTGAGGCACCAGGTCCAGTGCCAGAAGACAAAAGAGTTGATGGAAGGAG GTCAGGGTGAACCAGCAGAAGCTTCCGAGTCGAAAACGGGTTATTTCTGTCCCGATTGTCGCACCACTGTGGAGCTGACCGGCATTGATTTACTGCGTCATCAAAGGAAGCACCAACAGGAAAAGTCCAGCAAACCTGAGGCAGATTAG
- the LOC124342858 gene encoding protein pygopus-like, translated as MMHQGPGPMSGQGPGGMGGPPGMMGHMGMGGMNGMNHGGHMGPMGQMGGNMNNMGGMNMGPGPMGHGGMGGGGGPMGPMGSPACNVFGQPNSGGPPGPKPMPVSAGKIYPPDQPMVFNPQNPNAPPIYPCGICHKEVHDNDQAILCESGCNFWFHRICTGLTEAAYHLLTAEVYAEWVCDKCYQSKSIPMVKFKP; from the exons ATGATGCACCAGGGCCCTGGCCCAATGTCTGGTCAAGGACCGGGAGGAATGGGAGGACCTCCTGGCATGATGGGTCATATGGGCATGGGTGGAATGAATGGTATGAATCACGGTGGTCATATGGGTCCAATGGGCCAAATGGGTGGAAACATGAACAACATGGGTGGCATGAACATGGGCCCAGGACCGATGGGGCACGGCGGAAtgggcggtggtggtggaccCATGGGACCTATGGGAAGTCCGGCGTGCAACGTTTTTGGTCAACCCAACTCGGGAGGCCCACCTGGTCCCAAACCTATGCCGGTTTCGGCCGGAAAGATCTACCCACCCGACCAACCTATGGTTTTTAACCCCCAAAACCCCAACGCTCCTCCCATCTACCCGTGTGGTATTTGTCACAAGGAAGTCCACGACAACGACCAAGCGATACTATGCGAATCgggatgcaatttttggtttCACAG AATCTGTACAGGATTGACCGAGGCAGCTTACCACTTGCTAACGGCCGAAGTCTACGCCGAGTGGGTTTGCGACAAGTGCTACCAGTCCAAGAGCATCCCCATGGTCAAGTTTAAgccttga
- the LOC124342783 gene encoding solute carrier family 35 member B1-like: MALDKRFLLYASGIFICYFYFGILQERITRGKYGEGETQEKFTYTLALVFVQCVVNFAYAKIMLSTLMKQGEDKTSRMYYASSALTYLLAMVCSNMALQWVNYPTQVVGKSCKPIPVMILGVLFGNKSYPMAKYLFILTVVLGVAMFMYKDKPVSAKQEVDSGIGIGEILLILSLIMDGLTGAIQERMKTEYQSKSGHMMLYMNLWSVGYLAFALLITGELFDFAGFISRHPFVLWDLTTFSIASALGQFFIFRMIADYGALPCSIVTTTRKFFTVMASVLYFGNQLSGRQWTGAVLVFAGLTMDSVYGKRKAPKKS; the protein is encoded by the exons ATGGCTTTGGACAAGAGATTCTTACTCTATGCTTCAGGCATATTTatttgttacttttattttggtaTTCTTCAGGAAAGAAT AACCAGAGGAAAGTATGGAGAAGGTGAAACACAGGAAAAGTTTACTTACACACTGGCCCTCGTATTCGTACAGTGTGTGGTCAATTTTGCATATGCCAAAATCA TGCTGTCTACGTTGATGAAACAAGGAGAAGATAAAACAAGTAGAATGTATTATGCTTCATCTGCACTCACTTATTTACTAGCCATGGTGTGCAGTAACATGGCTCTACAATGGGTCAATTATCCAACTCAG GTAGTTGGAAAATCATGCAAACCTATTCCTGTTATGATTCTTGGTGTACTGTTTGGGAATAAGTCCTACCCTATGGCCAAATACTTATTTATTCTTACTGTTGTCCTCGGTGTAGCCATGTTTATGTACAAAGACAAGCCTGTGTCTGCAAAGCAAGAAGTAGACTCAGGAATTGGTATTGGTGAAATTCTTCTG ATTTTGTCTTTGATCATGGACGGACTTACAGGCGCCATACAAGAGCGGATGAAAACTGAATACCAGTCTAAATCCGGCCACATGATGTTGTACATGAACTTGTGGTCTGTCGGATACCTCGCCTTTG CTCTTTTGATCACTGGAGAATTATTTGACTTTGCCGGATTCATCAGCCGGCACCCTTTCGTCTTGTGGGACTTGACCACTTTTTCCATCGCCAGCGCACTCGGCCAG TTCTTCATTTTCCGAATGATAGCCGACTACGGTGCGTTGCCCTGCTCCATCGTTACGACCACGAGGAAATTCTTTACAGTTATGGCATCCGTCCTCTATTTCGGAAATCAGCTCTCCGGTAGACAGTGGACTGGAGCTGTCCTGGTGTTTGCTGGCCTCACGATGGACTCGGTCTACGGCAAGAGGAAAGCTCCCAAAAAGTCCTGA
- the LOC124342865 gene encoding uncharacterized protein LOC124342865: MKLALVFVALFAVIHPVWLQVDSFNLDDMKNGDASFFTRPTQSMSVDGQCIGNCTSQSGSFLINMLSNPPVQHVTEAKPTGYFGFIYSAVSSLLNYLHQLFIQPWIGFVGLGQSSSARMDKNAYTVEGRSAPTSSALTSTDWHEIGTTAFNVLSSIFLKNKPRPTTIPSSSPAQSTPAPLSAIKPL, encoded by the exons atgaagttggCACTGGTATTTGTCGCATTGTTTGCTGTTATTCACCCGGTTTGGTTGCAAGTCGATTCGTTTAACTTGGACGATATGAAAAATGGAGACGCAAGTTTCTTCACTCGGCCAACGCAAAGTATGTCGGTTGATGGCCAATGTATCGGAAATTGTACTAGTCAATCGGGCAGCTTCCTCATCAATATGCTAAG CAATCCACCTGTCCAACATGTGACTGAAGCGAAACCAACTGGCTATTTCGGATTTATCTATTCTGCTGTATCGAGTTTGTTGAATTACCTGCACCAGCTGTTCATCCAGCCCTGGATCGGATTTGTCGGACTGGGACAGTCCAGTTCAGCACGGATGGACAAAAATGCCTACACAGTAGAAGGTCGTTCGGCCCCCACTTCATCAGCACTGACATCCACTGATTGGCACGAAATTGGTACTACCGCCTTCAACGTCTTGTCTagtatttttctgaaaaacAAACCTCGACCTACGACAATTCCGTCGTCCTCACCTGCTCAATCTACACCTGCGCCTCTTAGTGCAATTAAACCTCTGTAA